The following are encoded in a window of Nakamurella sp. A5-74 genomic DNA:
- a CDS encoding aspartate carbamoyltransferase catalytic subunit: MPRHLLSAGDLDRPTALHVLDTARRLEQAMAGREVRKLPTLRGRTVVNLFYEDSTRTRVSFEVAAKRLSADVINFSAKGSSVSKGESLKDTALTLQAMGADAVVCRHFASGAPQRLCQWVEGSVVNAGDGTHEHPTQALLDAYTLRRHLGELEGRKIVVVGDVLHSRVARSNVLLLSTLGAQVELVAPPTLLPVGVSAWPATVSYDLDASLRGADAVMMLRVQRERMSGSFFPTAREYSRSFGLDGRRRSLLAPHGVVLHPGPMNRGMEITPDVADGAGSLIVEQVGNGVTVRMAVLYLLLSGEMEGTA; this comes from the coding sequence GACTGGAACAGGCCATGGCGGGTCGCGAGGTGCGCAAGCTGCCGACGCTCCGCGGCCGCACCGTCGTCAACCTGTTCTACGAGGACTCCACCCGTACCCGGGTCTCGTTCGAGGTGGCGGCCAAGCGGTTGTCCGCCGACGTCATCAACTTCTCCGCCAAGGGCTCCAGCGTCTCGAAGGGCGAGTCGCTCAAGGACACCGCGCTCACCCTCCAGGCGATGGGGGCGGATGCCGTGGTGTGCCGACATTTCGCCTCCGGCGCCCCGCAACGCCTGTGCCAGTGGGTCGAGGGCAGCGTGGTGAACGCGGGTGACGGCACCCACGAGCACCCCACCCAGGCGCTGTTGGACGCCTACACCCTCCGGCGCCACCTCGGCGAGTTGGAAGGCCGGAAGATCGTCGTGGTCGGCGACGTCCTGCACTCGCGGGTCGCGCGGTCCAATGTGCTGCTGCTGTCCACGCTGGGCGCCCAGGTCGAACTGGTGGCGCCGCCCACCCTGCTGCCGGTCGGCGTGTCCGCCTGGCCCGCAACGGTCTCCTACGACCTGGACGCATCCCTGCGCGGTGCGGACGCGGTGATGATGCTGCGGGTGCAGCGGGAGCGGATGAGCGGATCGTTCTTCCCGACGGCCCGCGAGTACTCCCGCTCCTTCGGCCTCGACGGCCGCCGCCGCAGCCTGCTGGCTCCGCACGGAGTCGTACTGCACCCGGGCCCGATGAACCGCGGCATGGAGATCACCCCGGACGTCGCCGACGGCGCCGGGTCGCTCATCGTCGAGCAGGTCGGCAACGGCGTCACCGTCCGGATGGCCGTGTTGTACCTGCTTCTGTCCGGAGAAATGGAAGGCACCGCGTGA